Proteins co-encoded in one Stenotrophomonas maltophilia genomic window:
- the pncB gene encoding nicotinate phosphoribosyltransferase, with protein MPIIQSLLDTDLYKFTMMQAVLHQHPGAQVQYRFKCRTPGIDLARYIDQIDEEVDHLCALRFSDAELDYMRGLRFVKPDFADFLGLFHLDRKYIQLRASKTVPGEIELDITGPWLHTILFEVPLLAIINEVWFRNTTTADFAEGERRLQAKAALLRDTPGFEQCRIADYGSRRRYSRDWHARLLPLLRDALGPQLVGTSNVHFARLYGMTPHGTMAHEYLQAFQALGPRLRDSQVAALDSWAREYRGDLGIALSDVVGLDAFLRDFDMYFCKLFDGVRHDSGDPFDWGDRMLAHFQQRRVDPRSKVLVFSDGLDIAKVMRLYDYFRGRCQVAFGVGTHLTNDLGPTPLNIVIKMVRCNGQPVAKLSDSPGKSMCDDPGYLAYLRQVFELPQPE; from the coding sequence ATGCCTATCATCCAGTCTCTGCTCGATACCGACCTGTACAAGTTCACCATGATGCAGGCGGTGCTGCACCAGCATCCCGGCGCCCAGGTGCAGTACCGGTTCAAGTGCCGTACCCCCGGCATCGACCTGGCGCGCTACATCGACCAGATCGACGAAGAAGTCGACCATCTGTGTGCGCTGCGCTTCAGCGATGCCGAGCTGGATTACATGCGTGGCCTGCGTTTCGTGAAGCCGGACTTCGCCGACTTCCTCGGCCTGTTCCATCTCGATCGCAAGTACATCCAGCTGCGTGCGTCGAAGACCGTGCCCGGCGAGATCGAGCTGGACATCACCGGGCCGTGGCTGCACACCATCCTGTTCGAGGTGCCACTGCTGGCGATCATCAACGAGGTCTGGTTCCGCAACACCACCACCGCCGACTTCGCCGAAGGTGAGCGCCGGCTGCAGGCCAAGGCCGCGCTGCTGCGCGATACTCCCGGTTTCGAGCAGTGCCGCATTGCCGACTACGGCAGCCGCCGGCGCTATTCCCGCGACTGGCACGCGCGCCTGCTGCCGTTGCTGCGCGATGCACTGGGGCCGCAACTGGTCGGCACCAGCAACGTGCACTTCGCACGCCTGTACGGCATGACGCCGCACGGCACGATGGCCCATGAGTACCTGCAGGCGTTCCAGGCGCTGGGCCCGCGCCTGCGCGATTCGCAGGTGGCCGCACTGGATTCGTGGGCGCGCGAGTATCGCGGCGACCTGGGCATCGCGTTGTCCGACGTGGTGGGCCTGGACGCGTTCCTGCGCGACTTCGACATGTACTTCTGCAAGCTGTTCGACGGCGTCCGCCACGATTCGGGCGATCCGTTCGACTGGGGCGACCGCATGCTCGCGCATTTCCAGCAGCGCCGGGTCGATCCGCGCAGCAAGGTGCTGGTGTTCAGCGATGGGCTCGACATCGCCAAGGTGATGCGGCTGTACGACTACTTCCGCGGCCGTTGCCAGGTCGCGTTCGGGGTCGGTACCCACCTGACCAATGACCTGGGCCCGACGCCGCTCAACATCGTCATCAAGATGGTCCGCTGCAATGGCCAGCCGGTGGCCAAGCTCAGCGATTCGCCGGGCAAGAGCATGTGCGACGACCCCGGCTACCTGGCCTACCTGCGACAGGTCTTCGAGCTGCCTCAGCCCGAGTAG
- the gspD gene encoding type II secretion system secretin GspD produces the protein MNLRFLPWSFALALLVGCSTVSAPHVQRNGNLSPSAAAGQAADVAADAARETQGAPQAVIRRGTGTMINREAARAPAPALHGASTGEATFNFEGESLHAVVKAILGDMLGQNYVIAPGVQGTVTLATPKPVSPAQALNLLEMVLGWNNARMVYSGGRYNIVAADQALAGTVAPSTAPAASARGFEVRVIPLQFISATEMKKVLEPYARPNAIVNVDSGRNVITLGGTRAELENYMRTVEIFDVDWLSGMSVGVFPIQSGKAEQVAADLEKVFGEESKTPSAGMFRFLPLENANAVLVITPQVRYLDQIQQWLDRIDTAGGSARLFSYELRYIKARDLAERLSEAFASSGNRGGSSPASLAPGAIPSQLGGESDRGMDSSNSSLGSTTGGTGSGSSGGSMNLPQRQSGNVSVSLEVEGDRVGVSAVEETNTLLVRSTPQAWRSIREVIEKLDVMPLQVHIEAQVAEVALTGDLKYGVNWFFDNAVAGRALTGALSGLTLPPAAAGAWNTFAGGVTGNDGVGWAFTGHNAAAVVSALDKVTDLRLLQTPSVFVRNNAEATLNVGDKVPINTTTVNTGVGTSTYSSVQYIDTGVILKVRPRVTRDGTVFLDIVQEVSSASEIPETCNPNERNCNPRISTKKLSTEAAVQSGDTIMLAGLITDSATDGSSGIPGLSKIPVIGALFGQKTRTSRRSEVIVLLTPSIVRNGQEARNLTDEYSKRFRAMEPLNQPRAKK, from the coding sequence ATGAACCTGCGTTTTCTTCCCTGGTCCTTTGCCCTTGCGCTGCTGGTCGGCTGCAGTACGGTGTCCGCGCCGCACGTGCAGCGCAACGGCAACCTGTCGCCCAGCGCCGCTGCCGGGCAGGCGGCCGATGTCGCCGCCGATGCCGCCCGTGAGACCCAGGGCGCGCCGCAGGCGGTGATCCGCCGCGGCACCGGCACCATGATCAACCGCGAAGCCGCGCGCGCACCGGCGCCGGCGCTGCACGGGGCCAGCACCGGCGAGGCCACGTTCAACTTCGAAGGCGAATCGCTGCACGCGGTGGTCAAGGCGATCCTGGGTGACATGCTGGGCCAGAACTACGTGATCGCCCCGGGTGTGCAGGGCACGGTCACCCTGGCCACGCCCAAGCCGGTGTCGCCGGCGCAGGCGCTGAACCTGCTGGAGATGGTGCTGGGCTGGAACAACGCGCGCATGGTCTACAGCGGCGGTCGCTACAACATCGTTGCCGCCGACCAGGCATTGGCCGGTACGGTGGCGCCCAGCACGGCGCCCGCCGCCAGCGCACGCGGCTTCGAGGTGCGGGTGATCCCGCTGCAGTTCATCTCGGCCACCGAAATGAAGAAGGTGCTCGAGCCGTACGCGCGGCCCAACGCCATCGTCAACGTCGACAGCGGCCGCAACGTGATCACCCTGGGCGGCACCCGTGCCGAGCTGGAAAACTACATGCGCACCGTCGAGATCTTCGACGTCGATTGGCTGTCGGGCATGTCGGTGGGGGTGTTCCCGATCCAGTCGGGCAAGGCCGAGCAGGTTGCCGCCGACCTTGAGAAGGTGTTCGGTGAGGAGAGCAAGACGCCCAGCGCCGGCATGTTCCGTTTCCTGCCGCTGGAAAACGCCAATGCCGTGCTGGTGATCACCCCGCAGGTGCGGTACCTGGACCAGATCCAGCAATGGCTGGACCGGATCGATACCGCAGGTGGCAGTGCGCGCCTGTTCTCCTATGAACTGCGCTACATCAAGGCCCGCGATCTGGCCGAGCGCCTCAGCGAAGCCTTCGCCAGCAGTGGCAACCGGGGCGGCTCCAGCCCGGCGTCGCTGGCACCGGGTGCGATTCCGTCGCAGCTGGGCGGCGAGAGCGACCGCGGCATGGACAGCAGCAACAGCAGCCTGGGTTCCACCACGGGAGGAACCGGCAGCGGCAGCAGTGGCGGCAGCATGAACCTGCCGCAGCGCCAGTCCGGCAATGTCAGTGTCAGCCTGGAGGTGGAAGGTGACCGTGTCGGCGTGTCGGCGGTGGAGGAAACCAACACGCTGCTGGTGCGTTCGACGCCGCAGGCATGGCGCTCGATCCGCGAAGTGATCGAGAAGCTGGACGTGATGCCGTTGCAGGTGCACATCGAAGCACAGGTGGCCGAAGTCGCGCTGACCGGCGACCTGAAGTATGGCGTGAACTGGTTCTTCGACAACGCCGTAGCCGGGCGCGCGCTGACCGGTGCGCTCAGCGGGCTGACCCTGCCGCCTGCGGCCGCCGGCGCCTGGAACACCTTCGCCGGTGGCGTGACCGGCAACGATGGCGTGGGCTGGGCCTTCACCGGCCACAATGCCGCGGCGGTGGTCAGCGCACTGGACAAGGTCACCGACCTGCGTCTGCTGCAGACCCCTTCGGTGTTCGTGCGCAACAACGCCGAAGCCACGCTCAATGTGGGTGACAAGGTGCCGATCAACACCACCACGGTGAACACCGGTGTGGGCACCAGCACCTACAGTTCGGTGCAGTACATCGATACCGGCGTGATCCTCAAGGTGCGCCCGCGGGTGACCCGCGACGGCACCGTGTTCCTGGACATCGTGCAGGAAGTGAGCAGCGCCTCGGAGATTCCGGAGACCTGCAACCCCAACGAGCGCAACTGCAACCCGCGCATCTCGACCAAGAAGCTGTCCACCGAGGCGGCGGTGCAGAGCGGTGACACCATCATGCTGGCCGGTCTGATCACCGATTCGGCCACCGATGGCAGCAGCGGCATTCCGGGCCTGAGCAAGATTCCGGTGATCGGTGCGCTGTTCGGCCAGAAGACCCGTACCAGCCGTCGTTCGGAGGTGATCGTGCTGCTGACCCCGAGCATCGTCCGCAACGGCCAGGAAGCGCGCAATCTGACTGACGAGTACAGCAAGCGTTTCCGTGCGATGGAACCGCTGAACCAGCCGCGCGCGAAGAAGTAA
- a CDS encoding glycosyltransferase family 2 protein, whose translation MNAAIAAVVVTFQSGSTIDACLSRLRQAQDVAEIRVIDNGSLDGTLEIVQRHASHDPRVRFVGNPDNPGFAAANNQGVADSRSPWLAFINPDLMVEADTLAALRARADALGDCLLGVEQVDEQGHADEAVRRRDPDFLMMLRSPGKGSKLAVPRDPSQALQRVPALSGALLMMPRTLFDRIGGWDAGYRLHAEDLDLCRRARAAGAVVAIANDLQVTHVRGVSSRSRPFFVEWHKHKGLWRYFQKFEAGQRSLPVRVAVFAAIWAHALMLVPRLLRRSL comes from the coding sequence TTGAATGCTGCCATTGCCGCCGTTGTCGTCACCTTCCAGAGCGGCAGCACCATCGATGCCTGCCTCTCGCGCCTGCGCCAGGCGCAGGATGTGGCCGAGATCCGGGTGATCGACAACGGTTCGCTGGATGGCACGCTTGAGATCGTGCAGCGCCATGCCAGCCATGACCCGCGCGTGCGCTTTGTCGGCAACCCGGACAACCCGGGCTTCGCTGCGGCCAACAACCAGGGCGTGGCCGATTCGCGCAGCCCGTGGCTGGCTTTCATCAACCCGGACCTGATGGTCGAGGCCGATACCCTGGCCGCGCTGCGCGCCCGTGCCGATGCGCTGGGCGACTGCCTGCTGGGCGTGGAACAGGTGGATGAGCAGGGCCATGCCGACGAAGCGGTGCGGCGCCGCGACCCGGACTTCCTGATGATGCTGCGGTCGCCGGGCAAGGGCTCGAAGCTGGCGGTTCCGCGCGACCCGTCGCAGGCGTTGCAACGGGTGCCGGCGCTGTCCGGCGCACTGCTGATGATGCCGCGCACGCTGTTCGACCGCATCGGCGGCTGGGACGCGGGCTATCGCCTGCATGCCGAAGACCTGGACCTGTGCCGGCGCGCGCGTGCGGCCGGGGCGGTGGTGGCCATCGCCAACGACCTGCAGGTCACCCACGTGCGTGGTGTCTCCAGCCGCTCGCGTCCGTTCTTCGTTGAATGGCACAAGCACAAGGGCCTGTGGCGCTACTTCCAGAAGTTCGAGGCCGGACAACGCTCGCTGCCGGTGCGTGTGGCGGTGTTTGCGGCAATCTGGGCCCATGCGCTGATGCTGGTGCCGAGGTTGCTGCGCCGGTCGTTGTAG
- a CDS encoding glycosyltransferase family 2 protein: protein MGAIVLLPLCVDDAALDRCLAALDAGTAPGTAVWLADDAQTGPRAQGVVEHWLAHTPLQAEYTRRARPLGEVAHLDEMLRACDGLDVAVLAPDSVPAPGWLQQLQDAFARDAAIATATPWCNAGETAAWPRLGEINPEPQDPAVLAQTCAALPTLHPELPSAVTHAVLVRGNARRRAGGLDVDSYIGWNAALVDLSLRMAGLGWRNVLCETAFVSRAGEAISRDGDLEALAARWPGWVPRLADFLMHDPLHGLRADLQQRMRQAIMPQEQGDLFVPSVPEPPV, encoded by the coding sequence ATGGGGGCGATCGTGTTGTTGCCGCTGTGCGTGGACGATGCCGCGCTTGACCGTTGCCTGGCGGCGCTGGATGCCGGCACGGCACCCGGTACCGCGGTCTGGCTGGCCGACGATGCGCAGACCGGCCCACGCGCACAGGGCGTGGTCGAACACTGGTTGGCGCATACGCCGTTGCAGGCCGAATACACGCGCCGCGCGCGGCCATTGGGCGAGGTGGCACATCTGGATGAAATGCTGCGCGCGTGCGATGGCCTGGACGTGGCCGTGCTGGCGCCGGACAGCGTGCCGGCACCGGGGTGGTTGCAGCAGTTGCAGGACGCCTTCGCCCGCGACGCCGCCATCGCCACGGCAACGCCCTGGTGCAATGCCGGCGAAACCGCCGCGTGGCCGCGGCTGGGCGAGATCAATCCAGAACCGCAGGACCCGGCAGTGCTGGCGCAGACCTGCGCCGCACTGCCGACGCTGCACCCCGAACTGCCCTCGGCCGTCACCCATGCGGTGCTGGTGCGCGGCAACGCCCGCCGTCGCGCCGGTGGCCTGGACGTGGACAGCTACATCGGCTGGAATGCGGCGCTGGTCGACCTGAGCCTGCGCATGGCCGGGCTGGGCTGGCGCAACGTGCTGTGCGAGACCGCCTTTGTCAGCCGCGCAGGCGAGGCGATCAGCCGCGATGGCGATCTGGAAGCGCTGGCCGCGCGCTGGCCGGGCTGGGTGCCACGCCTGGCGGACTTCCTGATGCATGACCCGTTGCACGGGCTGCGGGCCGACCTGCAGCAGCGCATGCGGCAGGCGATAATGCCGCAGGAACAGGGCGACCTGTTCGTCCCGTCCGTGCCGGAGCCTCCCGTTTGA
- a CDS encoding fimbrial protein yields the protein MHKINLIAALMLAAAPLAANAADGTITFNGKVTDKTCTISTPGGKDFAVTLPTVSKNTLATAGAVAGRTPFAINLTKCSAGNVATYFEPGSTVDFNSGRLVNQASANAATNVQLQLLGSNNQFLPVKAAGAGLAQTNSQWVTVGTDGSADLNYYAEYYATAAATPGDVTSSVKYTIIYN from the coding sequence ATGCACAAGATCAACCTCATTGCCGCTCTGATGCTGGCCGCCGCTCCGCTGGCCGCCAACGCCGCCGACGGCACCATCACCTTCAATGGCAAGGTGACCGACAAGACCTGCACCATCTCGACCCCGGGCGGCAAGGATTTCGCCGTGACCCTGCCGACCGTGTCCAAGAACACCCTGGCCACCGCCGGTGCCGTGGCCGGTCGTACCCCGTTCGCCATCAACCTGACCAAGTGCAGCGCCGGCAACGTCGCCACCTACTTCGAGCCGGGTTCCACCGTTGACTTCAACAGCGGCCGCCTGGTCAACCAGGCCTCGGCCAACGCTGCCACCAACGTGCAGCTGCAGCTGCTGGGTTCGAACAACCAGTTCCTGCCGGTCAAGGCTGCCGGCGCTGGCCTGGCCCAGACCAACTCGCAGTGGGTCACCGTCGGCACCGATGGTTCGGCTGACCTGAACTACTACGCCGAGTACTACGCCACTGCCGCCGCCACCCCGGGCGACGTCACCAGCAGCGTCAAGTACACGATCATCTACAACTGA
- a CDS encoding fimbria/pilus outer membrane usher protein: protein MSIHQAICLLAAGVACPGWALAAPANLGEQALMAQSGAATARAPESAQFNSSFLSGQAKQVDLAAFSNGNPMVAGSYRVDVYVNGAWQGRRDLQFKADAQGRVDACLPLPMLEEMGVDSEAVLLQQDPSVPTDTSSCVPVQQRMANAYGVYDSGNLRYDLSIPQVFLRREARGYVNPALWDRGINAGFVGYSFNAIDSDSRVEGGQRNRSAYLGLNAGLNLGGWQFRHDSNLTWSDGDGRHWQSIATYAQRGIPQVRGMLTVGEAYTTGELFDSIGYRGASLASDDRMLPDSLRGYAPVVRGIAETNARVEVRQNQQLIYSSTVSPGSFVIDDLYPTGYGGDLEVSVIEADGRRREFKVPFGSVPQMLREGVSRYALTAGQVRNKLLADEPWLVQGTYQRGIGNQLTVYGGSALSEGYLSLLYGVGLSTRIGAFAADVTHARTSFDHYGDHTGASVRLSYSNMIGETGTNLTLAAYRYSTEGFYSLQDALYGRDADTRGIDPTTRGRQRSQFQLTLNQPLGRRGGALYVTGSVRDFYDRSGTSKQYQVGYNNAWRSVNYGFSALRTEEGVLGRSDTQYLFSMSVPLGRGTHPVSFSADLGARDRGGYDNSRVGITGSAGVDNNFSYGAALSDSREGGTTAVGNVEYRSRYSALNATYSHSRDFRQASVGANGSVVVHPGGFTFTPQRGDTMVLVEAPGARDAMVSNAPGLRVDGRGYAVVPYVSPYRLNTVTLDPQGMAHDVELESTSQSVAPFAGAISYLRFDTRKGNALLIQVRNTDGRTMPFGAQVKDEQGQPVGMVSQGGRLYVRSEHNQGRLQVEWGAGAEQRCTIDYQVPAGADASKTGFIPLEAACR, encoded by the coding sequence TTGTCGATCCATCAGGCGATCTGCCTGTTGGCTGCCGGCGTGGCCTGCCCAGGATGGGCGCTGGCCGCACCGGCCAATCTCGGCGAACAGGCGCTGATGGCCCAGAGTGGTGCGGCCACCGCGCGTGCGCCGGAGTCGGCCCAGTTCAATTCCAGCTTCCTGTCCGGCCAGGCCAAGCAGGTCGATCTGGCCGCTTTCAGCAACGGCAACCCGATGGTGGCCGGCAGCTACCGTGTCGACGTCTACGTCAACGGTGCCTGGCAGGGCCGTCGTGACCTGCAGTTCAAGGCCGATGCGCAGGGCCGTGTCGACGCCTGCCTGCCGCTGCCGATGCTGGAGGAAATGGGCGTGGACAGCGAGGCCGTGCTGCTGCAGCAGGACCCGTCCGTGCCCACCGACACCAGCAGCTGCGTGCCGGTGCAGCAGCGCATGGCCAACGCCTACGGTGTCTACGACAGCGGCAACCTGCGCTACGACCTCAGCATCCCGCAGGTGTTCCTGCGCCGCGAGGCGCGCGGCTACGTCAATCCGGCGCTGTGGGACCGTGGCATCAATGCCGGTTTCGTCGGCTACAGCTTCAACGCCATCGACAGCGACAGCCGCGTTGAAGGTGGCCAGCGCAACCGCAGTGCCTACCTGGGTCTCAACGCCGGCCTGAACCTGGGCGGCTGGCAGTTCCGCCATGATTCCAACCTGACCTGGAGCGATGGCGACGGCCGCCATTGGCAGAGCATCGCCACCTACGCCCAGCGTGGCATTCCGCAGGTGCGCGGCATGCTCACCGTCGGTGAGGCGTACACCACCGGCGAACTGTTCGATTCGATCGGCTATCGCGGTGCCAGCCTGGCCAGCGACGATCGCATGCTGCCCGATTCGCTGCGCGGTTACGCGCCGGTCGTGCGTGGCATCGCCGAGACCAACGCACGCGTGGAAGTGCGGCAGAACCAGCAGCTGATCTATTCCTCCACTGTCTCGCCGGGCAGCTTCGTCATCGACGATCTGTACCCGACCGGCTACGGCGGCGATCTGGAAGTGAGCGTGATCGAGGCCGACGGCCGCCGCCGCGAGTTCAAGGTGCCGTTCGGTTCGGTGCCGCAGATGCTGCGCGAAGGCGTGTCGCGCTACGCGCTGACCGCCGGCCAGGTGCGCAACAAGCTGCTGGCCGACGAACCCTGGCTGGTGCAGGGCACCTACCAGCGCGGCATCGGCAACCAGCTGACCGTGTACGGCGGCAGCGCACTGAGCGAAGGCTACCTGTCGCTGCTGTACGGCGTCGGCCTGTCCACGCGCATCGGCGCGTTCGCCGCCGATGTCACCCACGCGCGCACCTCGTTCGACCACTACGGTGACCACACCGGTGCCAGCGTGCGCTTGAGCTACAGCAACATGATCGGCGAGACCGGGACCAACCTGACCCTGGCCGCCTACCGCTACTCCACCGAAGGCTTCTACAGCCTGCAGGACGCCCTGTATGGTCGCGACGCGGACACCCGCGGCATCGATCCGACCACACGTGGCCGCCAGCGCAGCCAGTTCCAGCTGACCCTGAACCAGCCGCTGGGTCGCCGTGGCGGTGCCCTGTATGTGACCGGCTCGGTGCGCGACTTCTACGACCGCAGCGGTACCTCCAAGCAGTACCAGGTGGGCTACAACAATGCCTGGCGTTCGGTGAATTACGGTTTCTCGGCGCTGCGCACCGAAGAAGGCGTGCTGGGCCGCTCCGATACCCAGTACCTGTTCTCGATGAGCGTGCCGCTGGGTCGCGGCACCCACCCGGTGTCGTTCAGCGCCGACCTCGGCGCGCGCGACCGTGGTGGCTATGACAACAGCCGCGTCGGCATCACCGGTTCGGCCGGCGTGGACAACAACTTCAGCTACGGCGCGGCGCTGTCGGATTCGCGCGAGGGCGGCACCACCGCCGTCGGCAACGTCGAATACCGCAGCCGCTACTCCGCGTTGAACGCCACCTACAGCCACTCGCGCGACTTCCGCCAGGCCTCGGTCGGCGCCAACGGCAGCGTGGTGGTGCATCCGGGCGGCTTCACCTTCACCCCGCAGCGTGGCGACACCATGGTGCTGGTCGAGGCGCCGGGCGCACGTGATGCCATGGTCAGCAATGCGCCGGGCCTGCGCGTGGATGGCCGTGGCTACGCGGTGGTGCCGTACGTGTCGCCGTACCGCCTCAACACCGTCACCCTCGACCCGCAGGGCATGGCCCACGACGTCGAGCTGGAAAGCACCAGCCAGTCGGTAGCGCCGTTTGCCGGTGCCATCAGCTACCTGCGCTTCGATACCCGCAAGGGCAACGCACTGCTGATCCAGGTGCGCAACACCGATGGCCGCACGATGCCCTTCGGTGCGCAGGTCAAGGACGAGCAGGGCCAGCCGGTGGGCATGGTCAGCCAGGGCGGGCGCCTGTACGTGCGCAGCGAGCACAACCAGGGCCGCCTGCAGGTGGAGTGGGGTGCCGGTGCCGAACAGCGTTGCACCATCGACTACCAGGTTCCGGCAGGCGCCGACGCGTCCAAGACCGGTTTCATTCCGCTGGAGGCAGCATGCCGTTGA
- a CDS encoding fimbrial biogenesis chaperone, producing the protein MKALFPRALLLAAFTLPFCQNALAGVVVNGTRVIYPAQAREVTVQVDNVGDSPALVQAWIDSGDANQTADTSDAPFVLTPPIARVEPGRSQALRVIFSGAQLPTDRETVFWLNVLDVPPSPDNADSGDQNYLQVAFRSRLKLFYRPQGLKGVANDAPAALRWTRTGDRLRVENPSPFHVTLAEVHALTGSGEKAVEDKGAMVAPKQSLEFAAPAGTDQVRFITINDYGGRVEHTIRLGSTGG; encoded by the coding sequence ATGAAAGCACTCTTTCCCCGGGCGCTGCTGCTGGCAGCGTTCACGCTGCCCTTCTGCCAGAACGCTCTGGCCGGCGTGGTGGTCAATGGCACCCGCGTGATCTACCCCGCGCAGGCGCGCGAAGTCACCGTGCAGGTCGACAACGTGGGCGACTCGCCGGCGCTGGTACAGGCCTGGATCGACAGCGGTGATGCCAACCAGACCGCCGACACCAGCGATGCCCCGTTCGTACTGACGCCGCCGATCGCGCGCGTCGAACCGGGCCGCAGCCAGGCGCTGCGCGTGATCTTCTCCGGCGCGCAGCTGCCGACCGACCGCGAGACGGTGTTCTGGCTCAACGTGCTGGATGTGCCGCCGTCGCCGGACAACGCCGACAGCGGCGACCAGAATTATCTGCAGGTCGCGTTCCGTTCGCGGCTGAAGCTGTTCTACCGGCCGCAGGGCCTGAAGGGTGTCGCCAATGACGCACCGGCCGCGCTGCGCTGGACCCGCACCGGAGACCGCCTGCGGGTGGAAAACCCCAGCCCCTTCCACGTCACGCTGGCCGAAGTGCATGCGCTGACCGGCAGCGGTGAAAAGGCAGTGGAGGACAAGGGCGCAATGGTCGCGCCGAAGCAGAGCCTGGAGTTCGCCGCACCGGCGGGCACCGACCAGGTGCGCTTCATCACCATCAACGATTACGGCGGCCGGGTGGAACACACGATCCGCCTCGGCAGCACCGGGGGCTGA
- a CDS encoding general secretion pathway protein GspN codes for MKREQISLRTGFLLALAGWAGAVWLATLFGLGSRLPQAGGDADAAPPLPTLAPLAAERMASADSYSAIAARPLFAEDRRPRPYLLGGSEPAASAALRLTGVLLSGEFGMATFSTEQNRSLRLRLNGEAVDGWQLVALQPRQATVIGPGGNQVLELAVFNGQGGEPPTVLRGANGVPPAASGAVPSPVPPPPPAAAAPPAQTAQRPATATAATPAAQTPPADTNGPSEAQMQAIRERIQARRRQLQQQQQQQPSPPPGDGTNR; via the coding sequence ATGAAGCGTGAGCAGATCAGCCTGCGTACCGGTTTCCTGCTGGCCCTGGCCGGCTGGGCCGGTGCCGTCTGGTTGGCCACCCTGTTCGGGCTGGGTAGCCGTCTGCCGCAGGCCGGCGGCGATGCCGACGCGGCGCCGCCGCTGCCCACCCTGGCGCCCCTGGCCGCCGAACGCATGGCCAGTGCCGACAGCTACAGTGCCATCGCAGCGCGCCCGCTGTTTGCCGAAGACCGCCGCCCTCGTCCGTACCTGCTGGGCGGCAGCGAGCCGGCGGCCAGCGCCGCGCTGCGCCTGACCGGCGTGCTGCTCAGCGGCGAATTCGGCATGGCTACCTTCAGTACCGAGCAGAACCGTTCGCTGCGCCTGCGCCTGAACGGAGAGGCGGTGGACGGTTGGCAGCTGGTGGCCCTGCAGCCCCGCCAGGCAACGGTGATCGGGCCCGGAGGCAACCAGGTGCTGGAACTGGCCGTGTTCAATGGCCAGGGCGGCGAGCCGCCGACCGTGCTGCGTGGCGCCAACGGGGTTCCCCCTGCGGCCAGCGGTGCCGTGCCGTCGCCGGTTCCGCCACCGCCGCCGGCAGCGGCCGCACCTCCGGCGCAGACGGCACAACGCCCGGCCACGGCCACCGCGGCAACCCCGGCCGCACAGACACCTCCCGCCGACACCAACGGCCCCAGCGAAGCGCAGATGCAGGCCATCCGCGAACGCATCCAGGCCCGTCGCCGCCAGCTGCAGCAACAACAGCAGCAACAACCGTCGCCGCCCCCGGGCGATGGCACCAACCGATAG
- the gspM gene encoding type II secretion system protein GspM, giving the protein MLMPNARRDRWLALALLLAVLGLAYLLLVHPWFTQPLREIDADVASLREREARVQAQLQQQPQIEQRLRATREALLQRPGFLREATAEAAAAALGAKLQDAVAMASPGNRSCTISNRTPLTDNRRDAEFVRVAMQVRLRCGVAELATVLHSLETGSPRLFVDNLNLIAQRFQQSPNESGLGLDVSFELAGYLLPGAAGEGAAPAPATEAAPTPPAEAPAPAPLPPPDAQEVADEA; this is encoded by the coding sequence ATGCTGATGCCAAACGCACGCCGTGACCGCTGGCTGGCGCTGGCCCTGCTGCTGGCCGTGCTGGGCCTGGCCTACCTGCTGCTGGTGCATCCGTGGTTCACCCAGCCGCTGCGTGAGATCGATGCCGATGTCGCGTCGTTGCGCGAACGCGAAGCGCGTGTGCAGGCGCAGCTGCAGCAGCAGCCGCAGATCGAACAGCGCCTGCGTGCCACCCGCGAGGCCCTGCTGCAGCGTCCCGGCTTCCTGCGCGAGGCCACCGCCGAAGCCGCCGCGGCTGCGCTGGGTGCCAAGCTGCAGGATGCGGTGGCGATGGCCAGCCCAGGCAACCGCAGCTGCACCATCAGCAACCGTACGCCGTTGACCGACAACCGGCGTGATGCCGAGTTCGTCCGCGTTGCCATGCAGGTGCGGCTGCGCTGTGGCGTGGCCGAACTGGCCACGGTCCTGCACAGCCTGGAAACCGGCAGCCCACGCCTGTTCGTGGACAACCTCAACCTCATCGCACAGCGTTTCCAGCAATCACCGAACGAATCGGGGTTGGGCCTGGACGTGTCCTTCGAACTGGCCGGTTATCTGTTGCCCGGTGCTGCCGGCGAAGGTGCCGCACCGGCACCGGCCACCGAAGCCGCGCCGACGCCACCGGCCGAGGCCCCCGCGCCCGCACCGCTGCCGCCGCCCGATGCACAGGAGGTGGCCGATGAAGCGTGA